The following is a genomic window from Prevotella sp. E13-17.
GGGGCTGTTGAGGGCGGCAGCCAGCATGCGCTGACCCACACCGGCGGTCTTGAAGTAGCCGCCATGACCTGTGATGCGATCTACCTTGATGTTCTCTTGCTTGAAAAGAATGTCGTTGCCGATCTTCAGCACACCGATGGCACCGTAGAGGTGGGCACGCATGAAGTTGGCAAGATTGAACTTGTCGTTGGCAGAACGGATAAACATGGGACGTCCCTCAGCAAGTCCTGTCACGGGTTCGCCAGAGACATAGTTGAAGGCCATCAGTCCGCCGCAGTCGGCGTCGCCCTCGAGGGCACGGTTGAACAGTTTGCCGTAGAGTTCGTTCATATCTACGGGGATGCCCAGCAGCTGCTGGTACTCCTTGAACAGACCTACCCATGCGTTGATGTCGCTGGTGCAGTTGTTGCAATGCACCATGGCCACGAGAGAGCCATCGGGGGTTGTCACCATATCGATCATCTCGTAGGGCTTAGACAGTTCCTTCTCAAGTACAATCATTGAGAACGAAGATGTGCCGGCAGAGACGTTTCCAGTGCGCTGTTTGACGGCATTGGTGGCTACCATGCCAGTACCTGCGTCGCCCTCGGGAGGACAAACAGGGATGCCTGCTTTGAGGTGGCCAGACACGTCGAGTTTCTTGGCGCCCTCGGGAGTGAGGAAACCGGCATTCTCGCCTGCATTCAGTGATTTAGGCAGTATGTCGAGCAACTTCCATGAGAAGCCTTTTGGAGCAATCAGCTCGTCGAATTTCTTGACCATCACGGCATCGTAGGTCTTGGTCTTGGGATCTACGGGAATCATTCCAGAAGCGTCGCCTACACCCAGAACAAACTGACCTGTCACCTGCCAATGCACATAGCCGGCGAGGGTGGTCAGATACTTGATGTCGCCTACGTGCTCCTCGTTGTCGAGGATGGCCTCATAGAGGTGGCTGATGCTCCAGCGCAGAGGGATGTTGTAGTTGAAAAGTTCGGAGAGTTTAGCGGCAGCCTTGCCAGTGTTGGTATTGCGCCAGGTGCGGAAGGGTACCAAGATGTCTTGTTTCTCGTTGAAGGCCATATAGCCGTGCATCATGGCAGAGAAACCGATGGCAGCGAGACTCTCAATCTCGCAGTCGTATTGCTTCTGCACGTCCTTGCGCAGCTCGGCATAGCAGTCTTGCAGGCCATACCAGATGGCTTCGGTAGAGTAGGTCCAAAGACCGTCCACCAACTGGTTTTCCCATTCGTGTGAGCCTTGTGCTATAGGCTTATTGTTCTCGTCGATGAGAACAGCCTTGATGCGGGTAGAGCCAAACTCGATACCGAGAATTGCTTTGCCTGCTTCTATTGTCTGTTTTGGTGTCATAGTGATTCTTGTCGTTAATAGAAAACAAAGGCACGAAGGAACGAAGGTTGGTGGCTGCCTCGGTCGAAGCCCCATCGTATCTTCGTTTCTTCGTGCTTAGATACAATTATTTCAATGCTTTGTTAAGCATGAAGTAAACCTCGTTGTTGCGGAGTGTCTGCTTGAAATCAGCAATATTGGTCTGCTTGTTGATCTTGACATACTCGATGCCCAGTATCTCGGCAAAGTCTTCCCAATACTCCTCGTTGATGTCATAAGAGAAGGCGCTGTGGTGAGTACCGCCAGCTAGGATCCATGCTGCTGCACCAATCTCGAAGCTGGGCTGAGGAATCCACAGAGCAGATGCTACGGGGAGCTTAGGCATAGGTTTGGGCTCAATGCACTCTACCTCCTGAGTAATCAAGCGGAAACGGTTGCCCAGGTCAACAACGGTAGCCTTGATACCAGCACCAGTCTTTGAGGTGAATACCAGGCGGGCGGTCTGCTGCTTGCGGATGCCGATGCCGAGGAAGTGAACCTCAAGTTTGGGCTTGTCGGTAGCAATGAGTGGACAAACCTCGAGCATGTGGCTCTGCAGGCAAGAACTCTTGTCGCCGGCAAAGTTGAGCGTGTAGTCCTCGAGGAATGAGCAACCGGTAGGCATGCCCTGCTGGATGACCCATAGTGTGCGATAGAGGCAAGCCGTCTTCCAGTCACCCTCGGCACCGAAGCCGTAGCCTTCCTGCATCAAACGTTGTGATGCCAAGCCAGGAATCTGGTCGAAGCCACAGAAGTTGGGATCGTCGATGTTGGCATCGCCTAAGTCGTCGAAGTTTGTTGTGAAGGCTGTTGCACCCTCGTCTTTCAGCACGCGGCGCAGAGCAATCTCGGCCTTGGCTGCGTTCTTCACCTTCTCCCAGTAAACCTGCTCGCCACTCTCGTCAATCTTGATGGTGTATGCCTTCTTATACTCCTCAACCAAAGCATCGGCCTCGGCATCGGTCACCTTTTTGAAGTACTCCATCAGAGAGCTGACGGGATAGTAGTCAACATGGTAGCCCAGACGCTGCTCGAACTCAACACGGTCGCCATCGGTAACGGCTACATTGTTCATGTTCATACCGAACATCAGACAGCGCACGTTGTGAGCATCGGCAACACCAGCTGCCACGCGAGCCCAAACGGCAATTTGCTTCTGTGCTTTCTCGTCCTTCCAGTAGCCGCAAACCACCTTGCGGGCAACACGCATGCGAGTGCAGATATGGCCGAACTCAATGTCGCCGTGAGCACTCTGGTTCAGGTTCATGAAGTCCATGTCGATGTCGCTCCAGGGAATCTCGGCGTTATACTGTGTGTGGAAGTGGAGAAGAGGCTTCTGCAGCTGCTGCAGACCCTTGATCCACATCTTGGCGGGCGAGAAGGTGTGCATCCATGTGATGATACCTACACACTTCTCATCGTTGTTGGCAGCCAGCATGATCTGCTCTACTTCCTTAGAACTGTTGGCAGTGCCCTTATATACAATCTTGACGGGGATGTTGCCGCTTTTGTTCAGACCGTCAACCATCTCCTTAGAGTGTCCATCAACTGCAACTACAGCGTCGCCTCCATACAGGAGCTGAGCGCCAGTTACCCACCAAATCTCGAAATTGTCAAATGCTTTAATCATAATATTGTTAGTGTTTAATTAATAATTAGTAGCTTGATTTGATTAATCAATATGTAGCTTTTTGAATTAACAAAGTTGTTCCTTTACTTGAATAAAGTAGCTTGTAGAATATCAAAGTAGCTGTCTTGTCTCTTCTTTTTAAGCATCTTAATGCTTCTGGCCCTTCTGACCATAGTAGGCATTGGGTCCGTGTTTGCGCATGTAATGCTTCTCCACCAGTAGCGGGTTCATGGTGAGATTGGGATTCACCGAGAATGCAATGAAGGCCATCTTGGCACATTGCTCCATCACCTTGGCGTTGTAAACGGCATTGTCGGGCGAGGTGCCCCATGAGAAAGGACCGTGATTCTTTACCAGCACAGCAGGTGTGTGGTCGGGATTGATTTTGCGGATGTTTAGTATCTCATCGACGATGACATTACCCGTCTCCAACTCATATTGTCCCTTAACCTCGGCTTCGGTCATATCGCGTGTGCAGGGGATGTCCTGATAGAAATAGTCGGCATGGGTGGTGCCAATGTTGGGGATGTCGCGTCCAGCCTGTGCGAATGCAGTGGCATAGGTGGAGTGGGTGTGAACCACGCCCTGGATATTGGGGAATGCCTTATATAATATAAGGTGTGTGGGCGTGTCGCTCGATGGATTGAGTTCGCCTTCTACAACCTTGCCGGTTTCGAGGTCAACGACTACCATATCTTCTGCCTTCATCTCGTCGTAGCTCACACCACTGGGCTTGATGACGACAAGACCCTTTTCGCGGTCTATACCTGACACATTACCCCATGTAAAGATAACAAGTCCTTGCTTCACAAGGTCAAGATTGGCCTTGAATACTTTTTGTTTTAGTGATTCTAACATGATTGTTATTCGTTTAAATGAGAAAAACCTCTGTTTGTTATAGTTTGAAGTTCGGGTCTTCCGAGTATGCTTTTTTGTTGAACCGATAAAGGGCCGCTCCGCGTTTGGAAGTCACTTTATCGATGAGTTCGGTCTTCTCTATGAAATCCATTTCCTTGACTCGTTTTCGGAAGTTGCGCTTGTCAATCTCTTCGCCCAGCACGGCCTCATAGAGCTTTTGCAACTGTGTGAGCGTGAAGAGTGGGGGAAGCAGACGGAAACTGATGGGCTCTGTCTTAATCTTCTGCCGCATCATGCGGAGGGCCTTATCCACCATCTCGTTGTGGTCGGAATACAAATGTGGCAACTCGTTGATGTCAACCCATTCAACGCCATGTTCCAAACGGAGTTTCTCGTCGTAGTCCTTGACGTTGATAAGTGCGTAGTAGGCAATCGATATGACGCGCTCACCGGGATCGCGGTCAACAGCACCAAAGGCGCCCACCTGCCGCATATATAGTTTGTTGAGTCCTGTCAGCTCGTACAGCGTGTTGGTTGCACTTTCATCGATACTCTCGTCGGGGCCGACGAAGCCTCCGTAGAGGCTCCATTCGCCACGACCTGGGTCCATCTTACGACGACCGATGAGTATTTTCAGTTTGCCATTCTCGAAACCAAAGATGATGCAGTCAACTGACACCCAT
Proteins encoded in this region:
- a CDS encoding NUDIX domain-containing protein, with protein sequence MTFYQEHAKAWVSVDCIIFGFENGKLKILIGRRKMDPGRGEWSLYGGFVGPDESIDESATNTLYELTGLNKLYMRQVGAFGAVDRDPGERVISIAYYALINVKDYDEKLRLEHGVEWVDINELPHLYSDHNEMVDKALRMMRQKIKTEPISFRLLPPLFTLTQLQKLYEAVLGEEIDKRNFRKRVKEMDFIEKTELIDKVTSKRGAALYRFNKKAYSEDPNFKL
- the araA gene encoding L-arabinose isomerase, giving the protein MIKAFDNFEIWWVTGAQLLYGGDAVVAVDGHSKEMVDGLNKSGNIPVKIVYKGTANSSKEVEQIMLAANNDEKCVGIITWMHTFSPAKMWIKGLQQLQKPLLHFHTQYNAEIPWSDIDMDFMNLNQSAHGDIEFGHICTRMRVARKVVCGYWKDEKAQKQIAVWARVAAGVADAHNVRCLMFGMNMNNVAVTDGDRVEFEQRLGYHVDYYPVSSLMEYFKKVTDAEADALVEEYKKAYTIKIDESGEQVYWEKVKNAAKAEIALRRVLKDEGATAFTTNFDDLGDANIDDPNFCGFDQIPGLASQRLMQEGYGFGAEGDWKTACLYRTLWVIQQGMPTGCSFLEDYTLNFAGDKSSCLQSHMLEVCPLIATDKPKLEVHFLGIGIRKQQTARLVFTSKTGAGIKATVVDLGNRFRLITQEVECIEPKPMPKLPVASALWIPQPSFEIGAAAWILAGGTHHSAFSYDINEEYWEDFAEILGIEYVKINKQTNIADFKQTLRNNEVYFMLNKALK
- a CDS encoding L-ribulose-5-phosphate 4-epimerase; translated protein: MLESLKQKVFKANLDLVKQGLVIFTWGNVSGIDREKGLVVIKPSGVSYDEMKAEDMVVVDLETGKVVEGELNPSSDTPTHLILYKAFPNIQGVVHTHSTYATAFAQAGRDIPNIGTTHADYFYQDIPCTRDMTEAEVKGQYELETGNVIVDEILNIRKINPDHTPAVLVKNHGPFSWGTSPDNAVYNAKVMEQCAKMAFIAFSVNPNLTMNPLLVEKHYMRKHGPNAYYGQKGQKH
- a CDS encoding xylulokinase, which encodes MTPKQTIEAGKAILGIEFGSTRIKAVLIDENNKPIAQGSHEWENQLVDGLWTYSTEAIWYGLQDCYAELRKDVQKQYDCEIESLAAIGFSAMMHGYMAFNEKQDILVPFRTWRNTNTGKAAAKLSELFNYNIPLRWSISHLYEAILDNEEHVGDIKYLTTLAGYVHWQVTGQFVLGVGDASGMIPVDPKTKTYDAVMVKKFDELIAPKGFSWKLLDILPKSLNAGENAGFLTPEGAKKLDVSGHLKAGIPVCPPEGDAGTGMVATNAVKQRTGNVSAGTSSFSMIVLEKELSKPYEMIDMVTTPDGSLVAMVHCNNCTSDINAWVGLFKEYQQLLGIPVDMNELYGKLFNRALEGDADCGGLMAFNYVSGEPVTGLAEGRPMFIRSANDKFNLANFMRAHLYGAIGVLKIGNDILFKQENIKVDRITGHGGYFKTAGVGQRMLAAALNSPISVMETAGEGGAWGIALLAGFMVNNTNKLSLADYLETVVFAGNKGVSIAPTAEDVAGFERYIENYKRCLPIEQSAVDNKK